cggacctgaacccaatccagatggtttggggtgagctggaccacagagtgaagaaggcaaaggagcaacatgtgctaataaacacctctgggaactccttctttcaagactgttggaaaaccatttcagatgaccacctcttgaagctcattgagagaataatgccaagagtgtgcaaagcagtaatcagagcaaagggtggctattttgaagaaactagaatataaaaaagtttttttcagttatttgctataattaaataaaactccacacgtgtttagtcatagttttgatgccttcagtgagaatctacaatgtaaatagtcatgaaaataaagaaagcgcattgaaaaagagaaggtgtgtccaaacttttggcctgtactgtatatggaaAAAAACTCCACTTGTATTTTAATAGTGTGGGCACAAGgcgtaaaaataaactgttgacggggtgtaagacagCATGGCAACGCGATTTACGAAGGGTGTGTTATAAGGCCATAATACTCAACACTGAGGTATTTTTTGGTGTAAAATAATGCGATGAAGTGCATGATGTGTTTTTAAGAAAAGATGatttttaaaatacagctctgaaaaaacaataggagaccacttacaaatgatgagtttctctgagatgatcacaagccatcaaacaaagctgaaattcttgaattgttgcaccaggagtgcaggcataaagttatccaaaagcagtgtgtaagactggtggaggagaacatgccaagatgcatgaaaaccagagttattccaccaaatattgatttctgaactcttaaaactgtatgaatatgaacttgttttctttgcattattggaggtctgaaagctctgaattgtttgttgttgtttcagccatttctcaatttgcttaaatgacaatatttttatttggaatttgggagaaatgttgtctgtagtttatagaataaaacaacaatgttcattttactcatatacctataaatagcaaaatcagagaaactgattcagaaactatttttttccagagctgtatatttaaatattaagataaatattaaatattacattttttggtATTATAAAGGTGACACTGTTTCAATTGAGAATACGCAGACAAGTCGCTTTAGAATAAGTGCTAAATGATCTTTAGATTAatcttcaaaataaaaataatcattagattgatcattaaatgaaataatcattgGGTGTGACCCTACCCAGACCCGTAAAATAAAGATCCCGAGATATTAAGTTTTTAATGTTCACTAAAATTGACTAAACTCAGCTTAAGACATCACAGCCACAGCGTTCGGAGCCTGGACCTGCAGCTGGACCTGGATCTTGTCTTGGTCCGACACCCTGCGGAAGAACCTGTGCCCTCTCTCATCGCTGTTCTGGAAGATGAAACCGGGCGGAGACTCGAAGCTGGCCGGACACACGCTGACCTTCTTGGGGGTGAAGTCGGTGCGGTAACTGGTGCTTTCCTCCAGGGGGACGTCGGTTCTCGGGGGGGCTGCCGCAGGCTTGTAGCTGATGTTAGGCTGCAGCGGGTGCTGGATGAAGTGAGCCCTGAAGGTGGTGAGGTCCTCCATCTTCCCGCTGGCTCTCTGGATCTCCTCGGGCTTGTGGAAGGTGCTGAGGCGCCGAGCCGTGACCCAGGGCTTGAAGTCGTCCTTCATGGTGGTGTTGGAGTGAAAGGGAGCAGGGGAGCGGTTGGGCTTCGGGAAAGGCTTGATGGAAATGAAGGGCTGGACTTTGTGCTTGATGTAGGTGGTTTTGGTGGTGGTGGTTAAATCCATGTCTGCAGTGGGACTCACGTACTCCACTGACTTGTGGACCTGTGGGAGAGAGACTGGCCACTGCTGGAAGCGCTCGCGGAACTCGGTGCTGCTTTGAAACGGGGCTTCAGAGCTTATCTTGACTCGTTCAGGTTTGAAGCTTTTGGGCATCGGCCCTGAAATGCCCTGTAGATATAAGAGTAGATCACAACGAATTATGAATATAATGCAATATAGAatattatggaagcccatttccgccacctgaagaaaaaaaagacgtcctcaactaagtcataattatgagatagaaaagtcataattatgagatagtaagtcatatttatgagacaaaaagtcataattatgagatactaagtcataattatgagatagaaaagtcataattatgagatagtaagtcatatttatgagacaaaaagtcataattatgagatagaaagtcataattatgagatagaaagtcataattatgagatactaagtcataattatgagatagaaagtcataattatgagatagaaagtcataattatgagatgactttttatctcatagatatgacttactatctcataattatgacttttttatctcataattatgacttactatctcataattatgacttactatcccataattatgacttttctatctcataattatgacttagttgaggacgtttttttttcttcaggtggcggaaatgggcttccatagaatatatactatatatatatatataaaaaaaatattttattatatataattcagatctggaaaaatgaaaagagaccacttcggtttctgaatcagtttctctaaattttgctatttacaggtctgtgtttgagtaaaataaacattgttgttttattttctcccaaattccaaataaaaatattgttatttagaacacttatttgaagaaaatgagaaatgtctgaaataacaaaaaaacaaggcaaataattgaaagaaaaaataagaaaagttcagaaatcagtatttagtggaataaccctgtttttttaatcacaattttcagtcatcttggaatgttctcctccaccagtctttcacactgcttttggatgactttatgcctgcactcctggtgcaaaaatgcaagcagttcagtttggtttgatggcttgtgatcatccatcttcctcctgattatattccagatgttttttttatttggtaaaaaaaaaaaaaaaaaaaaaaaaaattctatagctgtatttattatttattttttaggcgTTTTTAAACGAACATTCCTGATAAGCTGAACTATGTTCGAATCTAAGAAAGTAGGTcattaacttttaaattaaattttaagaaaTACTGTAcaatcacttttttctctctgctgCCACGCACTGGCCGCAGGCATGCACACATAATAatcgtatttttcagactaaaaGGCACACACTTAAAATCTAACATTTTATGTTCTCAAAAATTACAGTATGCCTTCTTATCCTATATGAAAGATTGGTTGTGCTTACTTGCTTACTGACCTCAAACCAATTTTATGTGATGCACGGAACTCAAAAATCTAtaatcggccatttcagtcaaaacattggaaatctaagcttgctgtgaCAAAAAAgaagcaatttactcacccaaataacagttttcaggagagaaatgtgtgtagactaatattcagtttaaaagaaaatgaaaaataaatatatacataatcttttatttaaaaataacaactcttaatgtgatattggtggctgataatgtgtgtaataatgcatgtTTTCGAATCACTGGGCTAATTTGTGTGGACCGTGTCTTTGTTTGCGCTACCTTTGCCTTTGTAGAAATCCTTAATGCACCTTGTtatttagtgcgccttatgtatgaaaatagacctgctTATCAATATCGCATGTTATAGTCCaaatacctttttttatttagtaagtaaatgcTGTAGGCTGTTAATCAGACACTGTTTAAACTGGTTAAACTGGAGTGAGagaggctagctgtggtgctgttggtcagtttgAGTGTTTATATCAAAggcgaggtgctagactagtactgtctgtatgtgtatctgatcatgaattaatgaattaaagcatttaaagttGGCCACAGACTCTTCTCCTACCTGGTAGTCCTTCCGGTGTGTGGTCAGGTCCTGGAAGGGCTGGCTGCTGGGTTTGTACTCCTCTGGGGCTTTGATAAAGCGAGCCTCCACAGGGTGAGGGATGTAGGAGAGCTGGTTACTGGTCACGCCCTCAAAAGGAGCATCGTTCTGTTTGGCTACATTTAAAGGCTTAAAGCTCTCTCTAAGAACCGGGCCTCTCGGAACAAAGTCATCCTGGAACGTTGTGGTGTTCCCAAACTTCCCAGGAGGTGGATGGTAGGTCTCGTCTGGTTTGCTCAGCTCCCGCTTGGGGATTTCCCATGCACGAAAGTcctctggagaaaaaaataaataaatcaataaacaaaaaactaaacaagTTAGTTGCTGAATCAGAAATGGGCTAATATTGTAAATGCCAGTAATGCCCATTTTACTACTCCTACCTtttctactaccactactactaccaccactgcTACCATTactctactattactacttttactCTACTATTTTTTACTCTACTATTGTTTCTACTATTAATACTAATAGCAAttctactagtactactactactacttaattTATGACTACTTCTAATTATATTACTACTTTTTCTACTTATTAATACTACTAAAattctactaatactactaataaatcaATTACTACTTCTACTTATACCACTAATATTAAAACTACTACTTCTTTTACGTCTATTACCACCATTTCTACTACTACTTCTCCTACTACATGTACTATTACTACTttttacttctattactactatgTCTACTAGTAATACAACTACTACCACTTCtactacatttattattattactgctacTTTTTTTACTACTATTTCTATTAACACTACTAGCAATTCTAGTAGTACTACTAATACATCTATTGCAACTTTTTCTTCTAATAAAAGTACTTCTCCTAGTAAATATtatacttctattactactatttacactactactaccactacttctACCATTACatctactattactacttttactCTACTATTTTTTACTATACTATTACTACTTAACTACTGTTTCTACTATTAATACTA
The DNA window shown above is from Astyanax mexicanus isolate ESR-SI-001 chromosome 16, AstMex3_surface, whole genome shotgun sequence and carries:
- the saxo2 gene encoding stabilizer of axonemal microtubules 2 isoform X1 — its product is MKRLCVCEICNCGHHRCPHQPTVLYRKGSEGYAVTEYVEKFPAYESRQPPKILKPKYEYTADRGKMEGTTTFKSDFIPYEVSRRPGKQQAEYQPNPGEIDLGTTYKQDFNPYQLQPVTPLKPKVMIRPTSGKLNAVPTYKEDFRAWEIPKRELSKPDETYHPPPGKFGNTTTFQDDFVPRGPVLRESFKPLNVAKQNDAPFEGVTSNQLSYIPHPVEARFIKAPEEYKPSSQPFQDLTTHRKDYQGISGPMPKSFKPERVKISSEAPFQSSTEFRERFQQWPVSLPQVHKSVEYVSPTADMDLTTTTKTTYIKHKVQPFISIKPFPKPNRSPAPFHSNTTMKDDFKPWVTARRLSTFHKPEEIQRASGKMEDLTTFRAHFIQHPLQPNISYKPAAAPPRTDVPLEESTSYRTDFTPKKVSVCPASFESPPGFIFQNSDERGHRFFRRVSDQDKIQVQLQVQAPNAVAVMS
- the saxo2 gene encoding stabilizer of axonemal microtubules 2 isoform X2, with the protein product MEGTTTFKSDFIPYEVSRRPGKQQAEYQPNPGEIDLGTTYKQDFNPYQLQPVTPLKPKVMIRPTSGKLNAVPTYKEDFRAWEIPKRELSKPDETYHPPPGKFGNTTTFQDDFVPRGPVLRESFKPLNVAKQNDAPFEGVTSNQLSYIPHPVEARFIKAPEEYKPSSQPFQDLTTHRKDYQGISGPMPKSFKPERVKISSEAPFQSSTEFRERFQQWPVSLPQVHKSVEYVSPTADMDLTTTTKTTYIKHKVQPFISIKPFPKPNRSPAPFHSNTTMKDDFKPWVTARRLSTFHKPEEIQRASGKMEDLTTFRAHFIQHPLQPNISYKPAAAPPRTDVPLEESTSYRTDFTPKKVSVCPASFESPPGFIFQNSDERGHRFFRRVSDQDKIQVQLQVQAPNAVAVMS